The Pirellulales bacterium sequence ACGCACGCACTCCTGGCTCAACCGCGCACGGCGCTTGTTGATCCGCTGGGAAAAGAAAGCCGCGAATTATCTGGGCCTGCTCCATTTTCAATTCGCTATCGTCGCCTTGAGAGCCGCCAAGGTTCTCGGATAGGCTTTAAGCACAGACGGAGCGGGTTTCTGATGGAATTCAGCAAGGTGCGGTTGTTGGCGGTGATAACCGTGGGACTAGCAGCGCAGGCGAGTGTCGTTGTCGCCCAAAATACCCCGATCACGAAATTCACGCCGGGGGACTTGGTCGTGATGCGCGGTGGCGACGCCACGCATTCGGAAAATGACTATGCGACGGGTGAGGTGCCCATGTACCTCGACGAATACACGCCGACGGGCTCATACGTCGGCACCTACGCGATTCCCACCGACGTGATGACGCTGCCGGGTATCGGGCTGGCAAGCCACGAGGGGCATCTGAATATCTCGGGCAACGGTCAGTACATCGACTTTGCCGGTTACCAGCAGCCGGTGGACCCAAACACCGCACGCGTCACCGATGGCAGCGGCATGGGTCCCTACTATCAAATCGGCCAGGTATCGACGAGCGGCGTCTTCTCGCACACCGCGTTGAATGCAACCGTCGCCAGCCCGCAATACCTACGCGCCGCATACTCGAACGACGGCAGCGAGATGTGGGTCGCCAGCAAATATAACGGTCCACCGGGGCAGGGCTTTGGCGGCGGCTTGGAATACGTCGCGAATTTCGGCACGTCGGGTGCTACGACCACCGCACTGCAGGGAAATACCGATTGGCGCAATGTGCAAATCGCGGGCGGGCAACTCTACGGCGGCACCGGGTCGAGCTCCGTAGGAACGCATGGCTTCTATGCGATCGGCGCCGGAGCGCCTACGTCGCCGACACCGACCAATACTTTGCTGACGCCGCTGTCAGATAATTCGACGACCGCTTTCGGCTTTGTCACATTGCCAGGGACGCAACCCATCAATGGGGTCGCCGGCACACCGAACGTCGCTTACGTCGTCGGTGATCCGTCCGGGAATGCCTACATCGGCAAATTGTATTCCGCCGGTGGCACCCCCTTGAGCGCCAACAATCTGACATACGCGTCACGCGAGTCCATCAACGCACTAGGCTCGCCCGAAGGGCTGTCCGTTCAGATCGATCCAACGAATAGCAAGTGGGTCGATATCTTCGTGCAGACCTCGACGGGCGTTTACGAGGCCATCGACAAAAGTGGATCCTCGAACGGTGATTTTGGAACGCTCACCTTCAATCAAATCGTCAGTAGCACGAGCGATACGTACTTCTACGGGCTGACGATGATCCCCGCCGCTGCTCCTCAGGCGTTGACGGGGGATGTAAATCATGACGGCATCGTCAATGGGCAAGACCTGGCCTTGGTCTCGAGCAATTGGTTGCAAACCGGTTCGATGGTCACTGGCGACGTCAATAACGATGGCATTGTCAACGGTCAGGACTTGGCGCTCGTGTCGTCTAACTGGCTGGCAACGAGCGGCGCTGGCGCCGCCGTTGCCCCCGTCCCTGAACCGGGCAGCATCGCACTGGCGGTACTGGCGATGCTCTGCGGGGGCTACCCACTCGTTCGCAGACACGCGAAGTGACACGGCCTTCCGACGCCAGCGTACCGTGTTGCGTGCAGCGCATTTAGCTAATTCGAGTTCGGGTATTTCGAAATGACTGTTCCACGAGGGGGCGATTGCAGCCGTGGCTTTACGCTCGTCGAATTGCTGGTCGTGATCGCGATCATCGGCATTCTGATCGGCTTGCTGCTGCCGGCCGTGCAGGCGGCGCGCGAGGCGGCCCGCCGCGCGCAGTGCAGCAACAACATGCGACAGATGGGGATCGCACTGCACAACCAGGTCAGTCGGCTGAATAGCTTTCCGGCTGGCGTACCGAACGCGGCCAAGAACAAATGGATTACCGGCGGAACGCAGGCCGGCGCCGTGTGTCAGGGGCCGAACTGGGTGAGCATGATCGCCGGTGACATGGAGGACGCCCGCACCATGCAAGACCTGGAAAATTGCATGCAACAGGATTACAGCGGCTGCGATGACTGCTCGCATCCAGCCTCGGACGTCGGCGATTACTTCGACGCCATCGGACAAGTGACGCCCTGGTACTTGCTGTGTCCCAGCGCCGACACGATGGACTGGCAACTGGCCAGTTGGAGTTTGGAGGGACTCGGCAAAGGAAATTACGCCGGCAATTGGGGATCGAAGGACTACAACTCGTACGCCGACAATACCACGGCTGGCATGTTTGGTGTGGTCGATCTGGGGAGCTTTGTCGCTCAGAACGATCCGCGCTGCCCCGGCACGTGGAAGATGGGCTACGGCCGCGGCACCAGGCCCTCGGACGTGATCGACGGCCTTTCGAACACGGTGATGGTCAGCGAAGTGATTGGTTATGACAGCTACCTGGACGCCCGCGGCTGTTGGGCGGCCAACGCCATGGGATCGTCGATCTTCACGACGATGTACACGCCCAATTCAAAAATGAACGACTATATCCCGATGTGCGAGCCGAAAATCTCGGATGGAGATCCGTTGCATTGCACGCAAAATCAAAAGGATGGGACGGTTTTTGCGTCGGCGCGCAGCAAGCACCCGGGGGGCGTGATCGCGATGTACGCCGATGGCTCGTCAAAATTCACGGCCGATTCGATCGATGCCACGGTGTGGAAGTCAGTCTCGACCCGCGCCGGCGGTGAATCGGGAACCGCGCCATGACCGGTGTACAGTGCGCCGCGGTGGCGGCGCTGTTGTCGCTGGCCACGGTCGGATGTTCGCGCAACGCGGCTCCGCCGGCTAATAGCGATGTCCTGGCATGGCCGGTAACGCAACTGGCGGATGCGGCGGCGAGCGCCAAGCAATTCAAAACTGTCTTCGCCACCGGCACCGCGCCCGACGAAAAACAGCGAAAGCGCTATGCCGAGGGGATGTACATCGTTACCGAAATTCATCCCAATTCGGAAGACGCGGCCGACCTGCGCGTGAAGGTGCTAGACGGTAATAGTGCCGAGCGCGGCGAGGTGACCTGGACTGTGATCCGC is a genomic window containing:
- a CDS encoding IS5/IS1182 family transposase: RTHSWLNRARRLLIRWEKKAANYLGLLHFQFAIVALRAAKVLG
- a CDS encoding dockerin type I domain-containing protein codes for the protein MEFSKVRLLAVITVGLAAQASVVVAQNTPITKFTPGDLVVMRGGDATHSENDYATGEVPMYLDEYTPTGSYVGTYAIPTDVMTLPGIGLASHEGHLNISGNGQYIDFAGYQQPVDPNTARVTDGSGMGPYYQIGQVSTSGVFSHTALNATVASPQYLRAAYSNDGSEMWVASKYNGPPGQGFGGGLEYVANFGTSGATTTALQGNTDWRNVQIAGGQLYGGTGSSSVGTHGFYAIGAGAPTSPTPTNTLLTPLSDNSTTAFGFVTLPGTQPINGVAGTPNVAYVVGDPSGNAYIGKLYSAGGTPLSANNLTYASRESINALGSPEGLSVQIDPTNSKWVDIFVQTSTGVYEAIDKSGSSNGDFGTLTFNQIVSSTSDTYFYGLTMIPAAAPQALTGDVNHDGIVNGQDLALVSSNWLQTGSMVTGDVNNDGIVNGQDLALVSSNWLATSGAGAAVAPVPEPGSIALAVLAMLCGGYPLVRRHAK
- a CDS encoding DUF1559 domain-containing protein, translated to MTVPRGGDCSRGFTLVELLVVIAIIGILIGLLLPAVQAAREAARRAQCSNNMRQMGIALHNQVSRLNSFPAGVPNAAKNKWITGGTQAGAVCQGPNWVSMIAGDMEDARTMQDLENCMQQDYSGCDDCSHPASDVGDYFDAIGQVTPWYLLCPSADTMDWQLASWSLEGLGKGNYAGNWGSKDYNSYADNTTAGMFGVVDLGSFVAQNDPRCPGTWKMGYGRGTRPSDVIDGLSNTVMVSEVIGYDSYLDARGCWAANAMGSSIFTTMYTPNSKMNDYIPMCEPKISDGDPLHCTQNQKDGTVFASARSKHPGGVIAMYADGSSKFTADSIDATVWKSVSTRAGGESGTAP